One window of the Zea mays cultivar B73 chromosome 3, Zm-B73-REFERENCE-NAM-5.0, whole genome shotgun sequence genome contains the following:
- the LOC100279810 gene encoding SLT1 protein: MGEPLLASLSMENSNSHPCTLLSMDPAGSHLASAESSGGGSAATNGVGNGVDRELFVIPRRESAHPVPPDINLPLSADHSPLPPSWSLDTFDILDVTLGTHNYESEVALTLPKPTGNGNGSAAIGVGARKYAKRGDSIWGAWFFFNNYFKPALVEKSKGKMVRDASRNISGFDKSDLRLDVFLVQHDMENMYMWVFKERPDNALGKMQLRSFMNGHSKHGEPSFPFSADKGFARSHRMQRKHYRGLSNPQCLHGIEIVASPNLSAVPESDLKRWAELTGREHNFSVPSEASDFESWRNLPSTDFELDRPHPPAAKSATHGQKKGLNGSGLNLSTPPSSDDGMDLSPKCAKRRKDFFGHGVEEDCVMANNSCSDREQEAEAHTGEPSWMHEFTGVAKHASGPVTAAKTIYEDEEGYLIVVSMLFSDPHSVKVSWRNTLTHGIVKITCVSTARMPYIKKHDRTFKLTDPFPEHCPPGEFVREIPLATRIPEDAKIEAYYDETGTGLEIMVPKHRVGPEEHEVQVCMRPPHLGDNDLVLS, encoded by the coding sequence ATGGGGGAGCCCCTCCTCGCCTCCCTCTCTATGGAGAACAGCAACAGCCACCCCTGCACGCTCCTCTCCATGGACCCTGCCGGCTCGCACCTGGCCTCCGCCGAGTCCTCGGGCGGCGGTAGCGCCGCGACCAATGGGGTTGGCAATGGTGTTGACCGGGAACTCTTTGTCATTCCGCGGCGTGAGTCGGCGCACCCTGTTCCGCCGGACATCAACCTCCCGCTCTCTGCAGATCACTCACCGCTGCCTCCGTCGTGGAGCCTCGACACGTTCGACATACTTGATGTCACTCTTGGAACACACAACTACGAGTCTGAGGTTGCGCTTACGCTTCCAAAGCCGACCGGCAACGGCAATGGCAGTGCCGCTATCGGCGTCGGCGCGAGGAAATACGCTAAGAGAGGCGACAGCATCTGGGGCGCGTGGTTCTTCTTCAATAACTACTTCAAGCCTGCACTTGTGGAGAAGTCAAAGGGGAAGATGGTGCGAGACGCGTCCAGGAACATCTCGGGCTTTGACAAGTCTGATCTACGTCTTGATGTCTTCCTGGTGCAGCATGACATGGAGAACATGTACATGTGGGTTTTCAAGGAGCGGCCCGACAATGCCCTTGGGAAGATGCAGCTCCGGAGCTTCATGAATGGGCATTCCAAGCATGGGGAGCCGTCTTTCCCGTTCAGTGCCGATAAGGGCTTTGCCAGGTCACACCGCATGCAGCGAAAGCACTACCGTGGGCTGTCAAACCCGCAGTGCCTTCATGGGATTGAGATCGTGGCCTCGCCAAATTTGTCCGCAGTTCCTGAGTCTGACTTGAAGAGGTGGGCTGAACTGACAGGCAGGGAACATAATTTTTCAGTACCATCTGAAGCCAGTGACTTTGAGTCATGGAGGAATCTTCCCAGCACTGATTTTGAACTTGACAGGCCACATCCACCGGCCGCAAAGAGTGCCACTCATGGCCAGAAGAAGGGATTGAATGGTTCAGGTCTCAACCTTTCAACTCCACCATCATCAGacgatgggatggacctttcaccGAAATGTGCCAAACGCCGCAAGGATTTCTTTGGCCATGGCGTAGAGGAGGACTGTGTGATGGCGAACAATTCTTGTTCCGACAGAGAGCAAGAGGCAGAAGCTCACACTGGTGAGCCATCATGGATGCACGAGTTCACTGGTGTGGCTAAGCATGCAAGCGGCCCTGTCACTGCTGCCAAGACGATATATGAGGATGAGGAAGGGTACTTAATCGTGGTGAGCATGCTTTTCTCCGATCCACATAGTGTCAAAGTATCATGGAGGAACACGCTGACGCACGGCATCGTGAAGATAACATGCGTGAGCACTGCCCGGATGCCCTACATTAAGAAACACGACAGGACGTTCAAGCTGACGGACCCTTTCCCCGAGCACTGCCCTCCCGGCGAGTTTGTGAGAGAGATCCCTCTGGCGACACGGATTCCAGAAGACGCGAAGATCGAGGCGTACTATGACGAGACAGGAACTGGGCTGGAAATCATGGTCCCCAAGCACCGGGTTGGACCAGAGGAGCATGAAGTTCAGGTGTGCATGAGGCCCCCACATCTTGGTGACAACGATCTCGTGCTCTCCTAG